The Amycolatopsis mongoliensis genome includes a window with the following:
- a CDS encoding LacI family DNA-binding transcriptional regulator, with amino-acid sequence MSDVARLAGVSIKTVSRVVNDEPAVHPDTAERVMAAIEQLGFRRNLGARNLRRGSTTGTIGLIVEDVGNPFYSELNRAVERIATSFGRQVLTGSSEENSDRERELVLEFCARRVDGILVVPAGLQHGYLVPEMRAGTPVVFIDRPAGDIVADTVLVDNLGGTIEAVTHLAKHGHRRIAFLGDSPDIFTAAERLRGFREGCVRNGISYDESLVSMRTPTQEGIGDAVKRLLHGPDAATAVIAGNNRVAVHLLRALAHAEYRPAMVGFDDFELADLLDPPVTVVAHDVSALGHAAAELLFARVQGDQSPPRKVVLPVHLVARGSGEVAP; translated from the coding sequence ATGAGTGACGTGGCCCGGCTGGCGGGCGTGAGCATCAAGACCGTCTCGCGCGTGGTCAACGACGAACCGGCGGTGCACCCGGACACCGCCGAGCGGGTCATGGCGGCCATCGAGCAGCTGGGGTTCCGGCGCAACCTGGGGGCGCGCAACCTGCGCCGCGGGTCGACGACCGGCACCATCGGGCTGATCGTCGAGGACGTCGGCAACCCCTTCTACTCCGAGCTGAACCGCGCGGTGGAACGCATCGCGACGTCGTTCGGCCGCCAGGTGCTCACCGGCTCGTCCGAGGAGAACTCCGACCGCGAGCGCGAGCTCGTGCTGGAGTTCTGCGCGCGGCGGGTGGACGGCATCCTCGTCGTCCCGGCCGGCCTGCAGCACGGCTACCTGGTGCCGGAGATGCGCGCGGGGACGCCGGTGGTGTTCATCGACCGGCCGGCCGGCGACATCGTGGCCGACACCGTGCTGGTGGACAACCTCGGCGGCACCATCGAGGCGGTCACCCACCTGGCGAAGCACGGCCACCGGCGGATCGCGTTCCTCGGCGACAGCCCGGACATCTTCACCGCGGCCGAGCGCCTGCGCGGGTTCCGCGAGGGCTGCGTCCGCAACGGCATCTCCTACGACGAGTCGCTGGTCTCCATGCGGACGCCGACGCAGGAGGGCATCGGCGACGCGGTGAAGCGGCTGCTGCACGGCCCGGACGCGGCGACCGCGGTGATCGCGGGCAACAACCGGGTCGCGGTGCACCTGCTGCGGGCCCTGGCCCACGCCGAGTACCGCCCGGCGATGGTCGGCTTCGACGACTTCGAGCTGGCGGACCTGCTCGACCCGCCGGTCACCGTCGTCGCGCACGACGTGAGCGCCCTCGGCCACGCCGCGGCCGAGCTGCTCTTCGCGCGCGTCCAAGGAGATCAGTCCCCGCCCAGAAAGGTAGTCCTGCCCGTGCATCTCGTCGCCCGCGGTTCCGGTGAGGTCGCCCCGTGA
- a CDS encoding GH92 family glycosyl hydrolase yields the protein MAMARARFRAGLAFLTLAVTAAVAPAVPAAAAQATDFAKWVNPFVGTRPGGADHGTGGGAGNTFPGAVAPFGMVQWSPDTVKSQPGGYFYDDNALTGFSLTHLSGAGCSTYQDIPFIPYVGEVTTSPATDPAHYTSKFSHANEHATAGAYDVTLDSGAKVELSATQRTGSARLTYPAGASSTLLVNTSGSVNGTDDASITIGKDTISGWATSGRFCGAKNSYRVYFSAKFDTPFESIGTWKNGAVTPGKSAETGGARAKVAQPNGVDASLARPAKAKQQDTTVSGPGSGGYVTFANLTGAQVNVQVGLSFVSVDGAKANLKAENTKKSFDTVAAGARKAWNDQLGKIAVTGGSDADLTTFYTSLYHSLIQPNVFSDANGQYIGFDGRIHQADKGHAMYTNFSGWDIYRSEIPLLATIDPKETSDIVRSMMAYAEQGGSWDRWTVANDYTGVMNGDPYHIIVSSAYAFGARDFDARKALLLMIKGATQPTQGYTERPGLDDYQKLGYVPGAGADTLEYTSADFSIAEFAKRLGDSATYTTFMKRAQNWQNLYNPGTGHLQPRNADGSFAGSYDPASSQGWVEGNGAQYEWMVPYDLGGVVTAFGGNTATQSRLDTFFTQLNAGTQEPYAFMGNEPNSNAPYVYSYAGAPAKTQSIVHRSMDELYNPRPEGLIGNDDLGQMSAWYVWSALGLYPEIPGRAETLLVTPRFEHAVLTTGAGKKITVNAPGTGDYVGSLKVNGGAAAKAWLPEALISGGGTLDYTRSATATSWGSAAADAPPSFREQEKPSLSFVDPARAVTPAGSTSKASVGVQDLSGTARTWTYTAGSVDGITLTPATGSIAVPAGGKAHADLTVSVPAGLADGARRIPVTFSAPGVASTQAVLTVLVAQPNSWLATVDNAGISPDSDSSAANFDGGGWSYSADALAAAGATPGAAVTSDGIKFTWPSFPVGDPDNAVANGQTVNVSGSGRLALLGSASNGNASGTLTITYTDGSKSTATIGFSDWTLGGGGAQPAFGNRIVLSTPYRNAAGSDPQQIRTMVFGTNPITLDAGKTVASVTLPANVSGGALHVFAIGIGA from the coding sequence ATGGCGATGGCGCGAGCGCGCTTCAGAGCCGGTTTGGCGTTCCTGACTTTGGCGGTGACGGCAGCGGTGGCTCCCGCTGTGCCCGCCGCGGCGGCCCAGGCGACGGATTTCGCGAAGTGGGTCAACCCCTTCGTCGGCACCCGTCCCGGCGGCGCCGACCACGGCACCGGGGGCGGTGCCGGCAACACGTTCCCGGGCGCGGTCGCGCCGTTCGGCATGGTCCAGTGGAGCCCGGACACGGTCAAGTCCCAGCCCGGCGGGTACTTCTACGACGACAACGCCCTGACCGGGTTCAGCCTGACGCACCTTTCGGGCGCGGGCTGCTCTACCTATCAAGACATCCCGTTCATCCCTTATGTCGGCGAAGTGACGACTTCTCCGGCGACCGACCCGGCGCACTACACGTCGAAGTTCTCGCACGCCAACGAACACGCGACCGCGGGCGCCTACGACGTCACCCTCGACAGCGGCGCGAAGGTCGAGCTGAGCGCGACCCAGCGCACGGGTTCGGCGCGGCTGACCTACCCGGCCGGCGCGTCCTCGACGCTGCTGGTGAACACGTCCGGCTCGGTCAACGGCACCGACGACGCGTCGATCACCATCGGCAAGGACACCATCAGCGGCTGGGCCACGAGCGGCCGCTTCTGCGGGGCGAAGAACAGCTACCGCGTCTACTTCTCCGCGAAGTTCGACACGCCGTTCGAATCGATCGGCACGTGGAAGAACGGCGCCGTGACGCCGGGCAAGTCCGCCGAAACCGGTGGGGCCAGGGCAAAGGTCGCCCAGCCCAACGGCGTCGACGCGTCCCTCGCGCGCCCGGCCAAGGCCAAGCAGCAGGACACCACCGTGTCCGGCCCGGGCAGCGGCGGGTACGTCACCTTCGCCAACCTCACCGGCGCGCAGGTGAACGTCCAGGTCGGACTGTCCTTCGTGTCCGTCGACGGTGCGAAGGCCAACCTCAAGGCCGAGAACACGAAGAAGTCGTTCGACACCGTGGCCGCCGGCGCACGCAAGGCGTGGAACGACCAGCTCGGCAAGATCGCCGTCACCGGTGGTTCCGACGCCGACCTGACGACGTTCTACACGTCGCTGTACCACTCGCTGATCCAGCCGAACGTCTTCTCCGACGCCAACGGGCAGTACATCGGTTTCGACGGCCGGATCCACCAGGCCGACAAGGGTCACGCGATGTACACGAACTTCTCCGGCTGGGACATCTACCGCTCGGAGATCCCGCTCCTGGCGACGATCGACCCGAAGGAGACGTCGGACATCGTCCGGTCGATGATGGCCTACGCCGAGCAGGGCGGTTCGTGGGACCGCTGGACGGTGGCCAACGACTACACCGGTGTCATGAACGGCGACCCGTACCACATCATCGTGTCCAGCGCGTACGCGTTCGGCGCGCGGGACTTCGACGCCCGGAAGGCGTTGCTGCTCATGATCAAGGGCGCCACCCAGCCGACGCAGGGCTACACCGAGCGGCCGGGCCTGGACGACTACCAGAAGCTGGGTTACGTGCCCGGCGCCGGCGCGGACACGCTCGAGTACACCAGCGCCGACTTCTCCATCGCCGAGTTCGCGAAGCGGCTCGGGGACAGCGCGACGTACACGACGTTCATGAAGCGCGCGCAGAACTGGCAGAACCTCTACAACCCGGGGACCGGGCACCTGCAGCCGCGCAACGCGGACGGCTCGTTCGCCGGCAGCTACGACCCCGCCAGCTCGCAGGGCTGGGTCGAGGGCAACGGCGCGCAGTACGAGTGGATGGTGCCCTACGACCTCGGCGGCGTCGTGACGGCGTTCGGCGGGAACACCGCGACCCAGTCCCGGCTGGACACCTTCTTCACCCAGCTGAACGCGGGCACGCAGGAGCCGTACGCCTTCATGGGCAACGAGCCGAACTCCAACGCGCCGTACGTCTACTCCTACGCGGGCGCCCCGGCCAAGACCCAGTCGATCGTGCACCGCTCGATGGACGAGCTGTACAACCCGCGTCCCGAGGGCCTGATCGGCAACGACGACCTCGGCCAGATGTCGGCCTGGTACGTCTGGTCCGCGCTCGGCCTCTACCCGGAGATCCCGGGCCGCGCCGAGACGCTGCTCGTCACCCCGCGCTTCGAGCACGCCGTGCTCACCACCGGCGCGGGCAAGAAGATCACCGTCAACGCGCCGGGCACCGGCGACTACGTGGGCAGCCTGAAGGTCAACGGCGGCGCGGCTGCGAAGGCGTGGCTGCCGGAGGCGCTGATCTCCGGCGGCGGCACGCTCGACTACACCCGCTCCGCCACGGCGACCTCGTGGGGCAGCGCGGCGGCCGACGCACCGCCGTCGTTCCGCGAGCAGGAGAAGCCGAGCCTGTCCTTTGTGGACCCGGCCCGTGCGGTGACGCCCGCGGGGTCGACGTCCAAGGCGTCGGTGGGGGTCCAGGACCTCTCCGGTACCGCCCGGACCTGGACCTACACCGCGGGCAGCGTCGACGGGATCACGCTGACCCCGGCGACGGGCAGCATCGCCGTCCCGGCGGGCGGCAAGGCGCACGCCGACCTGACGGTTTCGGTTCCGGCGGGGCTGGCCGACGGCGCCCGTCGCATCCCGGTGACGTTCTCGGCGCCGGGCGTGGCCTCGACGCAAGCGGTGCTGACGGTGCTGGTGGCCCAGCCGAACAGCTGGCTCGCCACGGTCGACAACGCCGGGATTTCGCCGGACTCCGACTCGTCGGCGGCCAACTTCGACGGCGGCGGCTGGAGCTACTCGGCCGACGCGCTGGCCGCGGCCGGCGCCACCCCGGGCGCCGCGGTGACCAGTGACGGCATCAAGTTCACCTGGCCGTCGTTCCCGGTCGGCGACCCCGACAACGCGGTCGCGAACGGCCAGACGGTGAACGTGTCCGGTTCCGGCCGCCTGGCGCTGCTCGGCTCGGCGTCCAACGGCAACGCGTCCGGCACGCTGACGATCACCTACACCGACGGCAGCAAGTCGACCGCGACCATCGGGTTCTCCGACTGGACCCTCGGTGGCGGCGGCGCCCAGCCGGCGTTCGGCAACCGGATCGTGCTGTCGACGCCGTACCGCAACGCCGCGGGCAGCGACCCGCAGCAGATCCGCACGATGGTGTTCGGCACCAACCCGATCACCCTCGACGCGGGCAAGACGGTGGCGAGCGTGACGCTGCCGGCCAACGTCAGCGGCGGCGCACTGCACGTGTTCGCCATCGGCATCGGCGCCTAG
- a CDS encoding sensor histidine kinase codes for MTVHLRPASRADPLPVLAAARRITDDLRDGLAGTRARRAAHGLRRLFGFPGLGLTDLSGSLLWSGRPGPDTVVATVLDGVLHSEEAGSAADVLVLPLHVHDELAGALLVVGDVRDAVAGQAADLVVQALERGRLEASADQAAQAELRALRAEMSPHFVYNALTVIASLVRSDPDRARDLMLDFADYTRYSLARHGEYTVVAEEFRAIETYLALQRAVLGERLRVQVRVAPEILAVAVPYLVLEPLVENAIRHGIEPRSGTGLVQVHGQAEGNDCVIFVEDDGVGMDPKRAADILAGRTGEDDAAGMGLANVDRRLRDVYGAWYGLTVETEVGAGTRVIVRVPRFQPGVLP; via the coding sequence ATGACCGTGCACCTGCGCCCGGCCTCCCGTGCCGACCCGCTGCCGGTGCTCGCCGCCGCCCGCCGGATCACCGACGACCTGCGCGACGGCCTCGCCGGCACCCGGGCCCGCCGCGCCGCGCACGGCCTGCGCCGCCTGTTCGGCTTCCCGGGGCTCGGCCTCACCGACCTGTCCGGCTCGCTGCTGTGGTCGGGGCGGCCGGGGCCGGACACGGTCGTCGCGACGGTGCTCGACGGCGTGCTCCACTCCGAGGAAGCCGGCTCCGCGGCGGACGTCCTCGTGCTGCCGTTGCACGTCCACGACGAACTGGCCGGGGCGCTGCTGGTCGTCGGCGACGTCCGGGACGCCGTCGCCGGCCAGGCCGCCGACCTGGTCGTGCAGGCGTTGGAACGCGGGCGGCTGGAGGCGTCGGCGGACCAGGCGGCGCAGGCCGAACTGCGCGCGCTGCGGGCGGAGATGTCCCCGCACTTCGTCTACAACGCGCTGACCGTCATCGCGTCGCTGGTGCGCTCGGACCCCGACCGCGCCCGCGACCTCATGCTCGACTTCGCCGACTACACGCGCTACAGCCTGGCGCGGCACGGCGAGTACACGGTGGTGGCCGAGGAGTTCCGCGCGATCGAGACGTACCTCGCGCTGCAGCGGGCGGTGCTCGGCGAACGGCTGCGCGTCCAGGTGCGGGTCGCCCCGGAGATCCTCGCCGTCGCGGTCCCGTACCTCGTACTGGAGCCGTTGGTGGAGAACGCGATCCGGCACGGCATCGAGCCGCGGTCGGGCACCGGGCTGGTCCAGGTGCACGGCCAGGCGGAAGGGAACGACTGCGTGATCTTCGTCGAGGACGACGGGGTCGGCATGGACCCCAAGCGAGCGGCGGACATCCTGGCCGGGCGCACCGGCGAGGACGATGCCGCAGGTATGGGATTGGCCAATGTGGACAGACGGCTGCGGGACGTCTACGGCGCCTGGTACGGGCTGACCGTCGAAACCGAAGTCGGTGCGGGTACCCGGGTGATCGTGCGGGTGCCGCGGTTCCAGCCGGGGGTGCTGCCGTGA
- a CDS encoding LytR/AlgR family response regulator transcription factor: MTGLRVLAVDDLPPALDELCTMLRDSPEVGEVVGAADALKALKLLQADRFDAVFLDISMPGLDGLELASLLAKLSEPPVIVFVTAHDGHAVTAYGIGAVDYLLKPVRAERLSAALAKVARMATPSGRPTPDAMAALPVESGGRTRYVRRDDVLFVEAHGDYVRLHTRGGVHLVRMPISRLEEYWEGTGFSRVHRGFLLSVGAVLELRSDTAGGLLAHTEAGDVPVSRRHARDLRDRLLEAAQRGQLGPGPR; this comes from the coding sequence GTGACCGGCCTGCGCGTCCTCGCCGTCGACGACCTGCCGCCCGCTTTGGACGAACTCTGCACCATGCTGCGCGATTCGCCCGAAGTCGGCGAAGTCGTCGGCGCGGCCGACGCGCTGAAGGCGTTGAAGCTGCTTCAGGCCGACCGTTTCGACGCGGTGTTCCTCGACATCTCGATGCCGGGCCTCGACGGTCTCGAGCTCGCGTCGCTGCTGGCGAAGCTGAGCGAACCGCCGGTGATCGTGTTCGTCACGGCCCACGACGGGCACGCGGTGACGGCGTACGGCATCGGCGCCGTCGACTACCTGCTGAAACCGGTCCGCGCCGAACGGCTTTCCGCGGCGCTCGCGAAGGTCGCGCGGATGGCGACGCCGTCGGGACGCCCGACGCCCGACGCGATGGCCGCGCTCCCGGTGGAGTCCGGCGGGCGCACCCGGTACGTCCGCCGCGACGACGTCCTGTTCGTCGAGGCACACGGCGATTACGTCCGCCTCCACACCCGCGGCGGCGTGCACCTGGTGCGGATGCCGATCTCGCGACTCGAGGAATACTGGGAGGGCACCGGGTTCAGCCGGGTGCACCGCGGGTTCCTCCTGTCCGTCGGAGCGGTGCTGGAGCTGCGCAGCGACACCGCGGGCGGGCTCCTGGCCCACACTGAAGCCGGCGACGTCCCGGTCAGCCGCCGCCACGCCCGCGACCTGCGGGACAGGCTGCTCGAAGCCGCCCAGCGCGGCCAGCTCGGACCGGGCCCCCGATGA
- a CDS encoding ATP-binding cassette domain-containing protein produces the protein MSEILLEAVDLTKRYGSVEALRGAAFQARAGEVTALIGDNGAGKSTLVKCLSGAEQPTSGKILLDGAEVHFDSPTTARRLGIETVYQDLAVAPELDPAANLFLGREIHRKGILGKLGMLDKAEMRRRAVEEFQRLGVTLQSTDVPIGSLSGGQRQSVAVARSVVWASKVVFMDEPTAALGVVQRERVLDVIKKVRDKGIAVVLISHNMPEVLSVADRVEVLRLGKRVARFTGPDTKLEDLVAAMTGALVQEEAA, from the coding sequence ATGAGCGAAATCCTGCTGGAAGCGGTCGACCTGACGAAGCGCTACGGGTCGGTCGAAGCCTTGCGCGGAGCGGCTTTCCAGGCCCGCGCGGGCGAGGTGACGGCGCTGATCGGCGACAACGGCGCCGGCAAGTCCACCTTGGTCAAGTGCCTCTCGGGCGCGGAGCAGCCGACGTCGGGGAAGATCCTCCTCGACGGCGCCGAGGTGCACTTCGACTCGCCGACCACCGCCCGGCGGCTGGGCATCGAGACCGTCTACCAGGACCTGGCCGTCGCCCCCGAGCTGGACCCGGCCGCGAACCTGTTCCTGGGCCGCGAAATCCACCGCAAGGGCATCCTCGGCAAGCTCGGCATGCTCGACAAGGCCGAGATGCGGCGCCGTGCCGTCGAGGAGTTCCAGCGCCTCGGCGTGACGCTGCAGAGCACCGACGTCCCGATCGGCTCGCTGTCGGGCGGGCAGCGCCAGAGCGTCGCGGTCGCGCGTTCGGTCGTGTGGGCGTCGAAGGTCGTGTTCATGGACGAGCCGACCGCGGCCCTCGGTGTCGTGCAGCGCGAGCGCGTGCTCGACGTCATCAAGAAGGTGCGCGACAAGGGCATCGCCGTCGTGCTGATCAGCCACAACATGCCCGAGGTGCTGTCGGTCGCCGACCGCGTCGAGGTGCTGCGGCTCGGCAAGCGCGTCGCCCGGTTCACCGGGCCGGACACGAAGCTCGAGGACCTCGTCGCCGCGATGACCGGCGCACTCGTGCAGGAGGAGGCCGCGTGA
- a CDS encoding class I mannose-6-phosphate isomerase has translation MTLEPIRLPANQPPQFYRGGDAIAALRGASSDKKFGPEDWVASMSTMFGQETNGLTRLPDGAWLRDAVVANPNGWLGAKHVEALGTSTGLLVKLLDAGQRLPVHFHPDDAFAKRHFDSHFGKTEAWIVVGTYGDDPRVYPGFKETLSKDTVSEWTREQDVPSMLGALNSVPVTAGDTVYIPAGLPHAIGEGVFVVELQQPTDFSLTIEWRDFLASPEKGHLGIGFDTAIEALDTSGWDAGRLETIIKRTAGDSAPTVDLLAGGSERFFRAEQLRTDKTTTLSLDPSFAVLVVLDGEGTLRTEHGGEHALAKGDTYVVPFDAGQTELSGTATVIRCRPPAPEERHG, from the coding sequence GTGACCCTCGAACCCATCCGGCTCCCGGCCAACCAGCCGCCGCAGTTCTACCGCGGGGGCGACGCCATCGCCGCGCTGCGCGGGGCGTCGTCGGACAAGAAGTTCGGCCCGGAGGACTGGGTCGCCTCGATGAGCACCATGTTCGGCCAGGAGACCAACGGCCTGACCCGGCTCCCGGACGGCGCCTGGCTGCGTGACGCCGTCGTGGCGAACCCGAACGGCTGGCTCGGCGCGAAGCACGTCGAGGCGCTCGGGACGTCCACCGGGCTGCTGGTCAAGCTGCTCGACGCGGGCCAGCGGCTGCCCGTGCACTTCCACCCGGACGACGCGTTCGCGAAGCGACACTTCGACTCGCACTTCGGCAAGACCGAGGCGTGGATCGTGGTCGGCACCTACGGCGACGACCCGCGCGTGTACCCGGGCTTCAAGGAGACGCTGTCGAAGGACACCGTCTCCGAGTGGACGCGGGAACAGGACGTGCCGTCGATGCTGGGCGCGCTGAACAGCGTCCCGGTGACCGCCGGCGACACGGTCTACATCCCGGCCGGGCTGCCGCACGCGATCGGCGAGGGCGTGTTCGTCGTCGAGCTGCAGCAGCCGACGGACTTCTCGCTCACCATCGAGTGGCGTGACTTCCTGGCGTCGCCGGAGAAGGGCCACCTCGGGATCGGCTTCGACACGGCCATCGAGGCGCTGGACACCTCCGGCTGGGACGCCGGGCGCCTGGAGACCATCATCAAGCGCACCGCGGGCGACAGCGCGCCCACCGTGGACCTGCTGGCCGGCGGATCGGAGCGGTTCTTCCGAGCCGAGCAGCTGCGTACGGACAAGACGACAACGTTGTCACTCGACCCGTCGTTCGCGGTGCTCGTCGTCCTCGACGGCGAAGGCACCCTGCGCACCGAGCACGGCGGCGAGCACGCGCTGGCGAAGGGCGACACCTACGTCGTGCCGTTCGACGCCGGCCAGACCGAGCTGTCCGGCACGGCGACGGTGATCCGCTGCCGGCCGCCGGCGCCGGAAGAGAGGCACGGATGA
- a CDS encoding ABC transporter permease: MTVSTPPKDIQETPEAGFGKRPLGKRLVGANTFWIALVLVALIIVFSAIAPGEFATLFTFQTLLIETAVLLVLSVGMTFVIITSGIDLSVGSVLIFAGMVAGKVMEAMSGGNASSAGWGVIVVGLIAAVVAGTVWGLINGFLIAVAGIPPLIVTLGTMGAALGAAYLLNNGSDVRSVPVVLNQTLGYGTSFGVVPNLVIVAVVITLIGAWLLHTTKFGRYTYAVGSNAEGARRAGIGVTAHLLKVYTLTGFLAGIAGFLSLAYYASTTISAHTTDNLNAIAAVVMGGTSLFGGVGTVLGTVIGVFIPAVLKKGFNITHVQDFWQMIAVGAVLIAAVWFDQRRRRRRNSR, translated from the coding sequence GTGACCGTGTCCACTCCCCCGAAGGACATCCAGGAGACACCGGAAGCCGGCTTCGGCAAGCGCCCGCTGGGCAAGCGCCTGGTCGGTGCCAACACGTTCTGGATCGCGCTGGTGCTGGTGGCGCTGATCATCGTGTTCAGCGCGATCGCCCCCGGGGAGTTCGCGACGCTGTTCACCTTCCAGACGCTGCTCATCGAGACCGCGGTGCTGCTCGTGCTGTCGGTCGGGATGACGTTCGTGATCATCACCTCCGGCATCGACCTGTCCGTCGGGTCGGTGCTGATCTTCGCCGGCATGGTCGCGGGCAAGGTGATGGAGGCGATGTCCGGCGGCAACGCGTCGAGCGCCGGCTGGGGCGTCATCGTCGTCGGCCTGATCGCCGCGGTCGTCGCCGGGACGGTCTGGGGGCTGATCAACGGCTTCCTCATCGCGGTGGCGGGGATCCCGCCGCTGATCGTCACGCTCGGCACCATGGGTGCGGCGCTCGGCGCGGCCTACCTGCTCAACAACGGGTCGGACGTGCGCAGCGTGCCCGTCGTGCTCAACCAGACCCTCGGCTACGGCACCTCGTTCGGCGTGGTGCCGAACCTGGTCATCGTCGCCGTGGTGATCACGCTGATCGGCGCGTGGCTGCTGCACACCACCAAGTTCGGCCGGTACACCTACGCGGTCGGGTCCAACGCCGAAGGCGCGCGGCGCGCCGGCATCGGCGTCACGGCGCACCTGCTGAAGGTGTACACGCTGACGGGCTTCCTGGCCGGGATCGCCGGGTTCCTCTCGCTGGCGTACTACGCGTCGACCACGATCTCGGCGCACACCACCGACAACCTCAACGCGATCGCCGCGGTCGTGATGGGCGGGACGAGCCTCTTCGGCGGCGTCGGCACGGTGCTGGGCACGGTGATCGGCGTGTTCATCCCGGCGGTGCTGAAGAAGGGCTTCAACATCACCCACGTCCAGGACTTCTGGCAGATGATCGCCGTCGGCGCGGTGCTCATCGCCGCCGTCTGGTTCGACCAGCGGCGCCGCCGCCGTCGCAACTCCCGCTGA
- a CDS encoding ABC transporter substrate-binding protein, which translates to MKLTKTLTAMGAVVSAAALLTACGSGTVGQTGSGGSQAGSAGSKKLALIPGVQAEPFYISLQCGAQAEAKKLGYELTTQAPQKFDAAMQTQLVNALGSNPPAALLIAPTDDTAMLAPIQQVKARGAKIVEVDTSLKDTSVAASSVSSDNASGGKLAAQTMAKLANGKSGSVLVLDTIAGTSTTAARAKGFEDELKNTPNLKSIGVQFTQNEPDQAASKVTAALSSTPDLIGVFATNLNTGEGAATGLRNAGKVGAVNLIGFDASPSEVEGLKNGQYQALIAQDPASIGTQGVQQAVAAVEGKPVTRNLTAELHSITKADMDANSQYFYKQSC; encoded by the coding sequence ATGAAGCTGACCAAGACTCTCACCGCCATGGGTGCCGTGGTCTCCGCCGCGGCCCTGCTCACCGCGTGCGGGTCCGGCACGGTGGGGCAGACCGGGTCCGGCGGCAGCCAGGCCGGCTCGGCCGGTTCCAAGAAGCTGGCGCTCATACCGGGCGTGCAGGCCGAGCCGTTCTACATCTCGCTGCAGTGCGGCGCGCAGGCCGAGGCGAAGAAGCTGGGCTACGAGCTGACCACGCAGGCCCCCCAGAAGTTCGACGCGGCGATGCAGACCCAGCTCGTCAACGCCCTCGGCTCGAACCCGCCGGCGGCACTGCTCATCGCCCCGACCGACGACACCGCGATGCTCGCGCCGATCCAGCAGGTCAAGGCGCGCGGCGCGAAGATCGTCGAGGTCGACACCTCGCTCAAGGACACGAGCGTGGCCGCGTCGTCCGTCTCCTCCGACAACGCCTCGGGCGGCAAGCTCGCGGCCCAGACGATGGCCAAGCTCGCGAACGGCAAGAGCGGCTCGGTGCTGGTGCTCGACACGATCGCCGGCACGTCGACCACGGCGGCCCGCGCGAAGGGCTTCGAGGACGAGCTGAAGAACACCCCGAACCTGAAGTCGATCGGCGTCCAGTTCACCCAGAACGAGCCCGACCAGGCGGCTTCGAAGGTGACGGCGGCGCTGTCGTCGACCCCGGACCTGATCGGCGTCTTCGCGACCAACCTCAACACCGGTGAGGGCGCGGCGACCGGCCTGCGCAACGCGGGCAAGGTCGGCGCGGTGAACCTGATCGGCTTCGACGCCAGCCCGTCCGAGGTCGAGGGCCTCAAGAACGGCCAGTACCAGGCCCTGATCGCCCAGGACCCGGCCTCGATCGGCACCCAGGGCGTCCAGCAGGCCGTGGCGGCCGTCGAGGGCAAGCCGGTGACGCGGAACCTGACCGCGGAGCTGCACTCGATCACCAAGGCGGACATGGACGCGAACTCGCAGTACTTCTACAAGCAGTCCTGCTGA